The following are encoded together in the bacterium genome:
- a CDS encoding HAD-IC family P-type ATPase, producing the protein MDATLPASPRGLSEAEARERLDRDGRNEIPEQAPDPFRGVLKRLWGPIPWMLEGALVLELALGKVAEPAMIAAWLLFSAVVGGVQEQRAQRVLDLLRSRLRVSARVRRDGAWRMIAARDIVAGDEIRLRAGDLVPADATVRDGTIELDQSSLTGESALVSRGAGEAIYSASTVRRGEATAVVTATGGRTFFGRTAELVRSARSAGHLDQLLFAVVRHLVTIDAILAAVLVAFALWSGAPLLELVPFLLVLVIATVPVTMPAAFTVANAVEARALAGEGVLVTGLSAVQEAATMDVLCVDKTGTLTENRQVVVAVVALATDSEDEVLALAGTACDASTQEPLEAAILEALRQRAVPLPARQSFVAFDPARKRSEATIERDGAVLRVVMGSPLVVQDLAGARPELAAQVERLAATGARVLAVAAGPDGALSIRGLVALADTPRRDAAALVQALRGLGVRLLMLSGDTLATARAVARQVGLGERFGDAAAAKLEPLRFDGFAHCYPQDKFDLVQTLQRSGRVTGMTGDGVNDAPALKQAEVGIAVSSASDVAKAAAQVVLTRPGLQDMIAVVHSGRRVYRRMLTWTLTKIARTVELAALLAVGYIATGFFVTSLLLIAVLVILNDVVTITLATDRAWISPLPERWNVAEIGKVAGLFAVAWLALAFVILAWALNGLHLSVPQIQTLMFAFLIYSAQATIYLTRVRGRLWSFAPSRWVALATLGNVLIASAMGLFGLLAAAVPAFVLLATLAAVLATTLVLDELKLRLLQRTTVFGPAAPEPS; encoded by the coding sequence ATGGATGCCACACTGCCGGCGTCACCACGCGGGCTGTCGGAAGCCGAAGCCCGGGAGCGGCTCGACCGCGACGGGCGCAACGAGATCCCCGAGCAGGCGCCGGACCCGTTTCGCGGCGTGCTCAAGCGCCTCTGGGGGCCCATCCCGTGGATGCTGGAAGGGGCGCTCGTGCTCGAGCTGGCGCTCGGCAAGGTCGCCGAGCCGGCGATGATCGCCGCCTGGTTGTTGTTCAGCGCCGTCGTCGGGGGCGTGCAGGAGCAGCGTGCGCAACGGGTGCTGGATCTGCTGCGCAGCCGTCTGCGCGTCAGCGCGCGCGTGCGGCGCGATGGCGCCTGGCGGATGATCGCGGCGCGCGACATCGTCGCCGGCGACGAGATCCGCCTCCGCGCCGGCGACCTCGTGCCCGCCGACGCCACGGTGCGCGACGGCACGATCGAGCTCGACCAGTCATCGCTCACCGGCGAGTCGGCGCTCGTCAGCCGCGGCGCCGGCGAGGCGATCTACTCGGCGTCGACGGTGCGCCGCGGCGAGGCCACGGCCGTCGTCACCGCCACGGGCGGGCGGACCTTCTTCGGCCGCACCGCCGAGCTGGTGCGCTCCGCTCGTTCGGCCGGCCACCTCGACCAGTTGCTGTTCGCGGTCGTCCGCCACCTCGTGACCATCGATGCGATCCTCGCGGCCGTGCTGGTGGCCTTCGCGCTGTGGAGCGGCGCCCCGCTGCTCGAGCTGGTGCCATTCCTGCTCGTGCTCGTGATCGCGACCGTTCCGGTGACGATGCCGGCCGCGTTCACCGTCGCCAACGCCGTCGAGGCCCGCGCGCTCGCCGGCGAAGGGGTGCTGGTCACCGGGCTGTCCGCGGTTCAGGAGGCGGCGACGATGGACGTGCTGTGCGTCGACAAGACCGGCACGCTGACCGAGAACCGCCAGGTGGTGGTGGCCGTGGTGGCGCTGGCGACCGACAGCGAGGACGAGGTGCTCGCCTTGGCCGGTACCGCCTGCGATGCCTCGACGCAGGAGCCGCTCGAGGCGGCGATCCTGGAGGCGCTGCGGCAGCGCGCGGTGCCGCTGCCGGCGCGGCAGTCCTTCGTCGCCTTCGATCCCGCGCGCAAGCGCTCCGAGGCGACCATCGAGCGCGACGGCGCCGTCCTCAGGGTGGTGATGGGATCGCCGCTCGTCGTGCAGGACCTGGCCGGGGCGCGGCCCGAGCTCGCGGCGCAGGTCGAGCGGCTCGCGGCGACCGGCGCCCGCGTCCTCGCGGTGGCCGCCGGTCCGGACGGCGCGCTGTCGATTCGCGGCCTGGTCGCGCTCGCCGATACGCCGCGCCGCGACGCCGCGGCTCTCGTCCAGGCGCTTCGCGGGCTCGGCGTGCGCCTTCTCATGCTCAGCGGCGACACGCTGGCGACGGCGCGCGCGGTGGCGCGCCAGGTGGGTCTGGGCGAGCGGTTCGGCGACGCGGCCGCGGCCAAGCTCGAGCCGCTGCGGTTCGATGGCTTCGCCCACTGCTACCCGCAGGACAAGTTCGACCTGGTGCAGACGCTGCAGCGTTCGGGTCGGGTGACGGGCATGACGGGCGACGGCGTCAACGACGCGCCCGCGCTCAAGCAGGCCGAGGTCGGCATCGCCGTCAGCTCGGCGTCGGACGTGGCCAAGGCGGCGGCGCAGGTCGTGCTCACGCGACCAGGCCTGCAGGACATGATCGCCGTCGTCCACAGCGGCCGGCGCGTCTACCGCCGGATGCTGACCTGGACCCTGACCAAGATCGCGCGCACCGTCGAGCTCGCCGCGCTGCTGGCCGTCGGCTACATCGCGACCGGATTCTTCGTGACCTCGCTGCTGCTGATCGCCGTGCTCGTGATCCTGAACGACGTGGTGACGATCACCCTCGCCACCGACCGCGCCTGGATCTCGCCGCTGCCGGAGCGGTGGAACGTCGCCGAGATCGGCAAGGTCGCCGGGCTGTTCGCCGTCGCCTGGCTGGCGCTGGCCTTCGTCATCCTCGCCTGGGCCCTGAACGGCCTGCACCTGTCGGTGCCGCAGATCCAGACGCTGATGTTCGCTTTCCTCATCTATTCCGCGCAGGCGACGATCTACCTGACGCGCGTCCGCGGACGGCTCTGGTCGTTCGCTCCGAGCCGATGGGTGGCCCTGGCGACGTTGGGCAACGTGCTCATCGCCTCCGCCATGGGGCTGTTCGGGCTGCTCGCCGCCGCCGTGCCGGCGTTCGTCCTCCTGGCGACGCTG
- a CDS encoding DUF211 domain-containing protein: protein MNIRRLALDVDKAHDRPDLIALAAAVEAVTGVEGVNVTVNGIDMETVGTDITVEGQNIDFEAVKKAIERTGAVVNSVDQIVCGERMVEREKRAR from the coding sequence ATGAACATCCGCAGACTGGCACTGGACGTCGACAAAGCTCACGACCGCCCGGATCTGATCGCGTTGGCGGCTGCCGTCGAGGCCGTGACGGGGGTGGAGGGCGTCAACGTCACCGTCAACGGGATCGACATGGAGACGGTGGGAACCGACATCACCGTCGAGGGTCAGAACATCGATTTCGAGGCGGTGAAGAAGGCGATCGAACGAACCGGCGCGGTGGTCAACAGCGTCGATCAGATCGTCTGTGGCGAGCGCATGGTGGAGCGGGAGAAGCGGGCGCGCTGA